From the Carassius gibelio isolate Cgi1373 ecotype wild population from Czech Republic chromosome B25, carGib1.2-hapl.c, whole genome shotgun sequence genome, one window contains:
- the LOC128014597 gene encoding uncharacterized protein LOC128014597: MEYDEMDEPILMTSNGRRKRRLPQNSSRYKAKVNRYSGNGLVASVACTHNTSWCGAVTLKESDLFYIKQQLYSTNDKVEQDAILLSHMDAMPCKRRRQQVEAEEKRRQRDVSIKYAVLKEDKTKVPICHASFLSIFCVKKDRVQSIAKYWLENGKARPEHRGGPREIEAQTAKKDIVRKHIQSFNCRASHYARRGAPGRKFLPSDLSVAKMHQMFLEQNHQQVSYSLYWSIFVYDFNLAFGHPAKDVCSSCVKFRIAINDPDLTAEEKRNKILLYTLHRRRARQFYDTLNDVGDTFTVCFDIMENLVLPRSAICQTYYSRQVYFYVFGVVRHRGRGEPQSRHEINLYTWLEYENSKDSNIVASALHHYFTSVAGVDLRQCQSLRLFSDSCYGQNKNINVLSMLFAMRSQLYPQLNITYFFPIRGHSFLPADRVFGRIEQDIRKHTTILLPEEYNNILLKHGTVYQYGKDWQCYDFKEAAARFTTTQRSFKISEARVLQISGDKLGLKPAFAGEFCQHSVLKRGKKWFQFKPALLPDVNCVNEAKRTDVLKLLGELGAPKAVQEFYENILASDGGKDIEQDLEDE, from the exons aTGGAGTACGATGAAATGGATGAGCCTATCCTAATGACATCAAATGGCAGAAGAAAACGTCGTTTACCTCAAAACTCTTCCCGTTACAAGGCAAAAGTAAATCGATACAGTGGAAATGGCTTGGTCGCAAGTGTAGCATGCACTCATAACACTTCTTGGTGCGGTGCTGTTACTTTGAAGGAATCTGATTTATTTTACATCAAACAACAGCTCTATTCCACCAACGACAAAGTCGAACAAGATGCCATTCTTCTGTCTCATATGGATGCTATGCCATGTAAACGGAGGAGACAACAAGTGGAGGCTGAAGAGAAAAGAAGGCAAAGAGATGTATCGATAAAGTATGCCGTTTTGAAAGAAGATAAAACAAAAGTTCCCATCTGCCACGCTTCATTCCTGAGCATTTTCT gtgtCAAGAAAGACAGAGTTCAGAGTATTGCAAAGTACTGGCTTGAGAACGGCAAAGCACGTCCCGAACATCGTGGTGGTCCCAGGGAAATTGAAGCACAAACTGCAAAGAAGGACATAGTTCGAAAGCACATACAGTCTTTTAATTGTAGAGCAAGCCACTATGCCCGCCGTGGTGCACCTGGGAGAAAGTTCCTGCCGAGTGACTTGAGTGTGGCAAAAATGCatcagatgtttcttgagcagaatcaTCAACAAGTTTCCTACTCACTATACTGGAGCATCTTTGTGTATGACTTCAACCTGGCTTTTGGTCATCCTGCCAAAGATGTGTGCTCTTCGTGTGTCAAATTCCGCATTGCAATCAATGATCCTGATCTGACTGCAGAAGAGAAGCGGAACAAGATTCTTCTTTACACACTTCACCGTCGCCGAGCTCGTCAGTTTTATGACACACTAAATGACGTGGGTGATACATTCACTGTCTGCTTTGACATAATGGAGAACCTGGTCCTTCCTAGGTCTGCCATCTGTCAAACGTATTACTCAAGGCAGGTATACTTTTATGTATTCGGTGTGGTCCGTCACCGTGGCAGAGGAGAACCCCAGAGTCGGCATGAGATAAATCTGTACACCTGGCTGGAATATGAGAACTCAAAGGATAGTAACATTGTCGCGTCAGCTCTACATCACTACTTCACCTCAGTGGCAGGAGTTGATCTGCGACAGTGTCAGAGCCTCCGACTGTTCTCTGACTCTTGCTACGGccagaataaaaacattaatgttctGTCTATGTTGTTTGCCATGCGTTCTCAGCTGTACCCCCAGCTCAACATCACTTACTTCTTTCCTATACGAGGGCACAGTTTCCTTCCAGCTGACAGAGTGTTTGGAAGGATTGAGCAAGATATCCGGAAGCATACAACTATTCTGTTGCCAGAAGAGTATAACAACATTTTGCTGAAGCATGGCACTGTCTATCAATATGGAAAGGACTGGCAGTGCTATGACTTCAAAGAGGCAGCAGCCAGGTTCACAACAACTCAGAGATCATTCAAAATAAGTGAAGCAAGAGTGCTGCAAATCTCTGGAGATAAGCTGGGGCTAAAGCCTGCTTTTGCTGGTGAATTTTGCCAGCACTCTGTGCTGAAGCGGGGAAAGAAGTGGTTTCAGTTCAAGCCGGCTCTTCTTCCGGATGTGAACTGCGTCAATGAAGCAAAGAGGACTGATGTCTTGAAGCTGCTGGGTGAGTTGGGAGCACCAAAAGCTGTACAAGAGTTCTATGAAAACATCCTGGCAAGTGATGGTGGCAAGGACATTGAACAAGACCTTGAGGATGAATGA